ACACTTGAACGTGAGGTCTATGGGACATATGGATAAAATCGTCTATCCGGGTACGTTTGACCCGGTCACCAGAGGACATGTCGACATCGTTGAGCGTGGAGCGCGTTTGTGCGACCAGCTCGTCGTCGGCGTTGCTGGCATAGCATATAAGAGACCAATGTGGTCACTGGACGAGCGCGTCGACATGGTGCGCAGCGCAACGCGACATATCCCGAACGTCGTCGTGGAAGGCTTCGACGACCTGGTCGTTTATTTCATGAAGCGCATAGGCACCAACATCATGCTGCGCGGATTGCGGCCCGTCTCGGACTTTGATCATGAAGTACAGGTTGCTTGGGCGAACAGATACCTCGACCCGAATGTGGATGTCATCTATCTCATGAGCTCGCAGGAGCACTTCTTCGTTTCCTCCACACTCATCAAGCAGATGTACGAAGGCGGCGGAGACATTCGTGACTTGGTGCCTGCAAGTGTTGCAGACAGGATTGTGCTTGGTCTGTCTCGGGCCAGGGGAGGAACGCATGATTGAGAAGCTTACGCTGCAGGACATCATCGACCGCATTGATCAGGTGAGGGAGCGGAGTCACAGGTTGTTTGGCTATCGCATCATCAAGGACGAGGAGCTGGCAGATGCGGTCGCACATCTCCGCACGGCCTTTCCGGAACAGGTTCGCAATGCGTGTGCCCTGTTGGAGCAGCGTGACGCCCTGATGGCCGATGCGAGGCGACAGTGCGGCCGGATGATAGAAGAGGGCCAGCGCTCGCACGACGACCTGGTCGCAGACAACGAAATCGTACGTTCCGCGGCCGTCGAAC
The Coprothermobacter sp. genome window above contains:
- a CDS encoding pantetheine-phosphate adenylyltransferase, with amino-acid sequence MDKIVYPGTFDPVTRGHVDIVERGARLCDQLVVGVAGIAYKRPMWSLDERVDMVRSATRHIPNVVVEGFDDLVVYFMKRIGTNIMLRGLRPVSDFDHEVQVAWANRYLDPNVDVIYLMSSQEHFFVSSTLIKQMYEGGGDIRDLVPASVADRIVLGLSRARGGTHD